Proteins encoded together in one Cryptococcus deuterogattii R265 chromosome 13, complete sequence window:
- a CDS encoding vacuolar membrane protein, whose product MRSLSLLAIAICARSVVAAQSPFTLGYADQVDSDVRLDQYDAEPYETTSKEVSTYASTVVSTLSSSPYHTTFLHLLQRAKCIPMLAHIGNATVFAPTDQAWKEWAERNSPDLSISNVDRGDSVNGWLGPEGLDEWLRDEEEVILSRVAVSGDEDLERKIMDNHNWALRQHLLYHMFNYTLPLSSFLPSEVSNVTLQTTLLYPLDKQPPLPPVPEPGAPWLPHGGEGLLGGHGQRLRIARVGSKEGGKNGKVGVEWNGEGGVEIWDGKGWAKGNDTASEVPGARWVRNGVVVGINGVLDMPPSIEELIRTHPSLSYLSSILSLSSPPTPLPSSFSSTPHLTVFAPSNEAFMERFDDIEKKYLEGPYGEEGVGRIVSQSVILGKDGKGVVWSDTLGKNDSQFNAVSGEHLEVSSSSPFMVTVNNTSSSISDILASNGVIHILPSLLLPPSFNLLNSAEKILLSLNATQFVSLMRSANLSEKYIGENSEGGYTILAPTDDVLDVLDKWDVPSAQSTGRIPRTLSDISKKPSFPDPSPLSALLQYHILPRRLLPTDIVDGQLLSTELQTSSLNGGRQRLRVEVAEKDGKKGKGKARSGWETVGEGEVRFGGATVLGKPVKSGNNVIYLISSLLSPPDTVLQTAVSDLQLSTFIAALYASDLAKTTKRLAATTYFIPRNPAFTDLGLAMEWLLTADGKDDLRKVVKYHMVEGIIYSEDVDNGKRIYKTVEGGDVVIERAKPPYGHGPDIITIGSPAKWPSHDSGSSLPSNGELFPANITHPDSLTDTGVIHTIDQVVLPSDVNLTVGKLIKGSKQLTMSDLMVRAGLGWILEGREPSKEEVQKAELEGRVKSWDEDGDEDEGKEDDIAHPAYIVLCPSDKAFSKLNLTYYISTPPALLSLLMLHIIPSSSLSLSSSLSSTIPPQNGQPLALYDDSIYKTLLSNSSKYGDLAFRRTGDGSWIVGIKDARGEERVRGDSARVGMAGRASVRWKYPRRDAASDLENDGDEQDRKHQDGRDRLWEGGMTLGGGVLMIDSVLIPYEPSWFSRWGLLTITLVGISILILAAAGSTGYWFWTGRKDEYMPILVEEDGEPEGEEHA is encoded by the exons ATGCGTTCGCTGTCGCTCCTCGCAATCGCCATCTGCGCACGTTCGGTCGTGGCTGCGCAATCGCCATTCACTCTTGGCTATGCTGATCAAGTTGATTCGGATGTTCGGTTGGATCAATATGATGCTGAACCTTACG AAACAACAAGTAAAGAAGTATCAACTTACGCGTCGACGGTCGTTTCCACGCTGTCGTCTTCGCCCTACCATACAACATTCCTTCATTTGCTTCAAAGAGCAAAGTGTATACCTATGCTAGCTCATATAGGTAATGCCACTGTATTTGCTCCTACGGATCAAGCCTGGAAAGAATGGGCGGAACGGAATAGCCCGGACCTTTCAATATCTAATGTTGACCGTGGAGACTCTGTCAATGGATGGCTAGGTCCTGAAGGTCTCGATGAGTGGCtcagagatgaagaagaagtaatATTATCGCGTGTGGCTGTTAGCGGTGACGAAGatctggaaagaaagatcATGGATAATCATAATTGGGCCCTTCGACAACATCTGCTCTACCACATGTTCAACTATACCCTTCCTTTATcgtctttcctcccttctgAGGTCTCAAATGTTACTCTTCAGACAACCCTTCTATACCCTCTGGACAAGCAGCCTCCTCTACCCCCAGTCCCCGAACCGGGTGCGCCCTGGCTACCCCATGGTGGCGAAGGTTTATTAGGTGGGCACGGTCAACGTCTCAGGATAGCTAGGGTTGGAAGTAAAGAGGGCGGAAAGAACGGCAAAGTAGGAGTGGAGTGGAATGGGGAAGGCGGAGTGGAAATttgggatgggaagggatgggCAAAAGGGAATGACACGGCCAGTGAAGTTCCGGGGGCGAGGTGGGTGAGAAATGGGGTAGTGGTTGGTATCAATGGTGTTCTTGACATGCCTCCTAGCATAG AGGAACTCATTCGtactcatccttctctatCTTATCTCTCTTCTATTCTCTCCTTGTCATCTCCCCCAACGCCCCTGCCttcgtctttctcttcgaCACCTCACTTGACAGTATTTGCTCCTTCCAATGAAGCATTCATGGAAAGATTTGATGATATCGAAAAGAAATATCTAGAAGGACCATAcggggaggaaggtgtAGGGAGAATAGTTTCGCAAAGCGTGATACTGGGCAAGGATGGCAAAGGAGTCGTTTGGAGTGATACGTTGGGCAAGAATGACAGCCAGT TTAACGCTGTCTCTGGAGAACATCTTGAggtttcctcctcttctccattcatGGTCACTGTCAACAAcacctcctcatccataTCTGATATTCTAGCGTCTAACGGCGTCATCCACATACTTCCttcactccttcttcctccttcattcaaCTTGCTCAATTCTGCGGAGAAGATCCTTCTATCACTCAACGCTACCCAATTTGTCTCGTTGATGCGCTCTGCCAACTTGTCAGAAAAGTATATCGGCGAAAACTCCGAGGGAGGATACACAATTTTGGCACCGACGGATGATGTGTTGGATGTGTTGGACAAGTGGGATGTACCTTCTGCTCAAAGCACAGGTAGGATACCCCGCACATTATCCGACATCTCCAAAaaaccttccttcccagACCCCTCTCCCTTATCCGCATTGCTGCAataccatattcttcctcgccgtcttcttcctacAGACATTGTGGACGGTCAGCTTCTATCAACCGAGTTACAGACTTCGTCTTTAAACGGAGGAAGACAAAGGTTGAGGGTCGAAGTGGccgaaaaggatggaaaaaagggaaagggtaAAGCAAGGAGCGGGTGGGAGACCGTGGGAGAGGGTGAAGTGAGATTTGGCGGAGCGACTGTTTTAGGGAAGCCTG TGAAATCAGGCAATAACGTCATCTATCTCAtatcttccctcctctctccgcCAGACACGGTATTGCAAACCGCGGTATCAGACCTTCAGCTATCTACTTTCATAGCCGCCCTATACGCCTCTGATTTGGCGAAAACCACCAAACGTCTTGCCGCTACAACATATTTTATCCCCCGAAACCCTGCTTTTACCGATCTCGGTTTGGCGATGGAATGGTTACTTACAGCTGACGGGAAGGATGATCTCAGAAAGGTTGTCAAGTATCACATGGTGGAAGGGATTATCTATTCTGAAGATGTGGacaatgggaaaaggattTACAAAACAGTAGAGGGCGGCGACGTGGTTATTGAACGTGCTAAGCCCCCTTATGGGCATGGACCTGATATCATTACTATTGGCTCACCCGCAAAGTGGCCATCCCACGATTCTGGCTCGTCCCTCCCTTCAAATGGCGAGCTTTTCCCGGCCAATATCACGCACCCGGACAGTCTTACTGACACCGGTGTGATCCATACGATTGATCAGGTGGTCCTTCCCTCGGATGTTAATTTGACGGTAGGGAAGCTGATCAAGGGGAGTAAGCAGTTGACCATGAGTGATTTGATGGTTCGGGCCGGATTGGGATGGATATTGGAAGGTAGAGAACCTAGTAAAGAGGAGGTACAAAAAGCGGAGTTAGAAGGAAGGGTTAAGAGTtgggatgaggatggagatgaagatgaaggaaaggaagacgaTATTGCGCACCCTGCGTACATCGTACTTTGTCCTTCTGACAAAGCGTTTTCCAAGCTTAATCTGACGTATTACATCTCCACTCCTCCCGCGCTCCTCTCCCTGCTTATGCTCCACAtcatcccctcttcctccctttctttatcgtcctccctctcatccaccATACCGCCTCAAAACGGACAACCCCTAGCCCTTTACGACGATTCTATTTACAAAACGCTCTTATCAAACTCTAGCAAGTACGGTGACCTAGCATTCAGGAGGACAGGGGATGGCAGCTGGATTGTGGGCATAAAAGACGCACGAggtgaggagagggtgagAGGAGATTCGGCTAGGGTTGGTATGGCAGGGCGAGCTAGTGTGAGGTGGAAGTATCCCCGAAGGGATGCAGCTTCAGACCTTGAGAACGACGGGGACGAACAAGATCGGAAGCATCAGGATGGACGAGATAGGTTGTGGGAAGGTGGGATGACTCTTGGAGGGGGGGTGCTGATGATTGATTCGGTTCTCATACCTTACGAACCCAGCTGGTTCTCTAG ATGGGGATTGCTCACAATCACTCTGGTTGGAATCAGCATCCTTATATTAGCAGCTGCTGGTAGTACAGGATACTGGTTCTGGACGGGCAGGAAAGATGAGTACATGCCAATtttggtggaagaggatggtgaaccggaaggagaggagcaCGCCTGA